From Rutidosis leptorrhynchoides isolate AG116_Rl617_1_P2 chromosome 3, CSIRO_AGI_Rlap_v1, whole genome shotgun sequence, a single genomic window includes:
- the LOC139902701 gene encoding uncharacterized protein, whose translation MKDILNYHKDPLPEYFKYFHLRVDARGKLSISTYLKITAALRQLAYGDTPDLFNEYLQMSARTSRESLMHFCKCIIDLYKDEYMREPTTENIKRLYEAHEDVHGLLGSIDCMHWAWGRCPVAWKGQFTRGDHKVPTIMLEAVASYDNWIWHAFFGVAGSNNDLNVLNASNLFNSMLNEEIEDIPFTVNGVEYKRGYYLANGIYPGWASFVKAFSSANDEKRKYFSKKHAAAHKDVERTFDNGFALTENDWVYEPVHNMQTTWIERCETYRRRTKEFRDREVHEGLRSDLVEHVWANRETTESESD comes from the exons ATGAAAGATATTCTCAACTACCACAAAGATCCGCTACCGGAATACTTCAAGTATTTTCATTTACGAGTTGATGCGCGCGGCAAGTTGAGTATTAGTACATACTTAAAAATAACTGCCGCTCTACGACAATTAGCTTATGGTGATACACCCGATCTTTTTAACGAGTACTTGCAAATGTCGGCACGAACATCTCGTGAATCGCTAAtgcacttttgtaagtgtattattGATTTATATAAAGATGAATATATGCGAGAGCCTACCACGGAAAATATCAAACGATTGTATGAAGCTCACGAAGATGTTCACGGTTTACTGGGAAGcatagattgtatgcattgggcatgGGGAAGATGTCCCGTTGCATGGAAAGGTCAATTTACTCGAGGCGATCACAAAGTTCCAACTATTATGCTAGAAGCTGTAGCCTCATATGATAACTGGATTTGGCATGCTTTCTTTGGAGTTGCGGGTTCAAACAACGACTTAAACGTCTTGAACGCTAGTAATCTCTTCAACTCAATGCTTAATGAAGAAATAGAAGATATTCCTTTTACTGTAAATGGGGTTGAGTACAAAAGAGGATATTATCTAGCGAACGGTATATACCCCGGGTGGGCATCATTTGTTAAGGCATTTTCAAGTGCAAATGATGAAAAACGCAAGTACTTTTCGAAGAAACATGCAGCGGCACACAAGGATGTTGAGAGGACTTTTG ATAATGGTTTTGCTCTAACCGAAAATGATTGGGTTTACGAACCCGTTCATAATATGCAAACAACTTGGATCGAGAGGTGCGAAACTTACAGGAGGAGGACGAAAGAATTTCGAGATAGGGAAGTGCATGAGGGCCTACGATCGGATTTGGTTGAACATGTATGGGCTAATCGTGAGACTACGGAGTCGGAGTCGGATTAA
- the LOC139902702 gene encoding protein FAR-RED IMPAIRED RESPONSE 1-like has translation MDQSSSSQISDQSSYTSSPLEDDDFSSDTEEHQNSDNEEDGAEFNSIENKNNYEQNVSNNDEDNEDNCNEDAHAKKNRGNSVDHNETIDFGSHENVHAQEKRDKSVHGDENIEEPKTGMVFDTVEELTNFYANYGKKMGFGVCKRSSQKSDTCEEPRYATVSCHRVGKSKSTTQNSLNPRPITKTNCGARVNAIRGNDGKWYISKVLLKHNHPFSPSKGRFYRCNRVVNSRVRRQLEIFQRFEVRMNKGFNTFVVENGGYENIPFTEKDCRNYIDKVKRLKFGEGDAEAIQSYFMKVQSTDHKFFYAWELDDDNRLKNLFWADARCRAAYEEFGDVVTFDTTYLTNKYHMPLAPFVGVNHHGQSVLLGCGLISNEDTKTFTWLFRTWLTCMSGRAPPAIITDQDQAMKKAIEVVFPNARHRWCLWHVLKKLPEKFGRHKRYKSIKYRLKKAVYDSFTPIEFENNWNQMLERYRLEKNRWLKELFVERYRWVPCFVKDTFWAGMSTTQRSESINSFFDKYVNRKTTLKQFVEQYENALRDRAEKENIEDFKSYNSWYPQITRYAMEE, from the exons ATGGATCAATCTTCATCATCGCAGATTTCCGATCAATCGTCTTACACGTCTTCTCCTTTAGAAGATGACGACTTTTCATCAGATACAGAGGAACACCAAAATTCTGATAATGAAGAAGACGG GGCTGAATTTAATAGCATAGAAAATAAGAATAACTATGAGCAAAATGTTAGTAATAATGATGAAGACAATGAAGATAACTGTAATGAGGATGCACATGCTAAAAAAAATCGTGGCAACAGTGTTGATCATAATGAAACTATTGATTTTGGAAGTCATGAAAATGTACATGCTCAAGAAAAACGTGATAAAAGTGTGCATGGTGATGAAAATATTGAAGAGCCAAAGACCGGCATGGTATTTGACACGGTTGAAGAACTCACTAACTTTTATGCAAACTATGGGAAAAAAATGGGATTTGGAGTGTGTAAAAGGTCTTCCCAAAAGTCTGACACATGTGAGGAGCCAAGGTATGCTACTGTTTCATGTCATCGGGTTGGAAAGTCAAAATCGACAACCCAAAATTCTTTGAATCCACGTCCTATTACAAAAACAAATTGTGGAGCTAGAGTTAATGCAATACGTGGCAATGATGGAAAGTGGTATATTTCGAAAGTCCTGCTCAAACATAATCATCCATTTAGTCCGAGCAAAGGGCGATTTTATCGATGTAATAGGGTTGTTAATTCTCGTGTGCGAAGACAACTTGAAATCTTCCAAAGATTCGAAGTAAGAATGAATAAAGGTTTCAATACATTCGTCGTGGAGAATGGTGGATATGAAAATATACCGTTCACTGAAAAAGATTGTCGTAACTACATTGATAAAGTTAAACGGTTGAAATTTGGGGAAGGAGACGCTGAAGCAATTCAAAGTTATTTCATGAAAGTTCAATCTACGGATCATAAATTTTTTTATGCATGGGAATTGGATGATGATAATCGTTTGAAGAATTTATTCTGGGCGGATGCAAGGTGTAGGGCAGCTTATGAAGAATTTGGGGACGTTGTGACCTTTGATACAACGTATTTGACGAATAAGTATCATATGCCATTGGCTCCTTTTGTAGGTGTAAATCATCATGGACAGTCAGTATTGCTTGGTTGTGGATTGATTTCCAATGAAGATACTAAGACATTTACATGGTTATTTCGAACATGGCTTACGTGTATGTCTGGGCGTGCTCCCCCAGCCATCATAACAGACCAAGACCAAGCTATGAAAAAGGCAATTGAGGTTGTTTTTCCTAATGCACGTCATAG GTGGTGTTTATGGCACGTATTGAAAAAACTACCTGAAAAGTTTGGAAGGCATAAGAGATATAAATCTATAAAGTACAGGCTTAAAAAAGCCGTGTATGATTCTTTTACTCCGATCGAATTTGAAAATAATTggaatcaaatgttagaaagataccGACTTGAAAAGAATAGGTGGCTGAAAGAATTGTTTGTTGAAAGATATCGTTGGGTACCTTGCTTTGTTAAAGATACGTTTTGGGCGGGGATGTCTACCACACAACGAAGCGAGAGCATCAATTCATTTTTTGATAAATATGTAAACAGGAAAACTACATTGAAGCAATTTGTGGAACAATATGAAAATGCTTTAAGGGATAGAGCTGAAAAGGAAAATATTGAAGATTTTAAGTCTTACAATTCGTGGTATCCACAAATAACCCGTTATGCCATGGAAGAATAA